The following coding sequences lie in one Flavobacterium cyclinae genomic window:
- a CDS encoding 2-oxoglutarate dehydrogenase E1 component, whose protein sequence is MDRFSFLNAAHTAFFADLYEQYLQNPDSVEPSWRSFFQGFDFAQANYGSDEVAQQVAYIASGDSGEISEKMQKEFNVLKLIEGYRTRGHLFTKTNPVRDRRVHGPSLALENFGLSQADLNTVFDAAKMVNMKPSSLADIIKHLENVYCQSIGVEFMYIRDPKVQDWIKNRLDINDNQPNFSVDQKKHILKKLNEAVSFENFLHTKYVGQKRFSLEGCEAAIPALDALIEGAADRGVEQFVMGMAHRGRLNVLANIFGKNTQNIFSEFDGKDYDEDANFDGDVKYHLGLTSDRLTDSGKKINLNLAPNPSHLETVGAVIEGITRAKQDRHYPNDFSKVLPIAVHGDAAVAGQGIVYEIIQMAKLDGYKTGGTIHLVINNQVGFTTNYLDARSSTYCTDVAKVTLSPVLHVNADDAEAVVHAMLFALDYRMEFGGDVFIDLLGYRKYGHNEGDEPRFTQPILYKAISRHKNPRDIYAEKLIQENVISAGFVKELEEAYKAKLDENLEESRKKALTVITPFMQNEWEGYKQVSDDVMLQKFDTKFDKKQLAEIADTITQLPSDKKFISKITKLIGDRRNMVETNKLDWAMGELLAYGSLLKEGFDVRISGQDVERGTFSHRHAVVKVEDSEEEVILLDSVKDKKGNFYIYNSHLSEYGVLGFEYGYALASPKSLVIWEAQFGDFSNGAQIMIDQYISAGEDKWNNQNGLVMLLPHGYENQGAEHSSARMERYLQLCAKHNMYIADVTTPANFFHLMRRQLKTEFRKPLVVFSPKSLLRHPDVVSSMDELANGQFQEVLDDPNVTDKKAIKTLVFCTGKFYYDIIAKRAELGRNDVAVVRLEQLFPLAVDQIKAIIASYPNVDDYVWAQEEPKNMGAYGYMLMNFDLVKLRLASPKAYSAPAAGSYERSKKRHANAIAMVFDKKLFQ, encoded by the coding sequence ATGGATAGGTTTTCCTTTTTAAATGCTGCACACACTGCTTTTTTTGCAGATTTATACGAACAATATTTACAAAATCCAGACAGCGTAGAGCCTAGCTGGAGAAGTTTTTTCCAAGGATTTGATTTTGCACAAGCCAATTATGGTTCTGATGAAGTGGCTCAACAAGTAGCTTATATTGCTTCGGGTGATTCAGGTGAAATCTCTGAAAAAATGCAAAAAGAGTTCAATGTTCTTAAATTAATTGAAGGATATAGAACACGTGGTCACTTATTTACTAAAACAAATCCAGTTAGAGACAGAAGAGTTCACGGACCTTCTTTAGCGTTAGAAAATTTTGGTTTATCTCAAGCGGATTTAAACACGGTTTTTGATGCTGCTAAAATGGTGAACATGAAACCAAGTTCGCTAGCTGATATCATCAAACATTTAGAAAATGTATATTGCCAATCAATTGGTGTTGAGTTCATGTACATTCGTGATCCTAAAGTACAAGATTGGATAAAAAATCGTTTAGATATTAACGATAACCAACCAAATTTTTCGGTTGACCAAAAGAAACACATTCTTAAGAAATTAAACGAAGCGGTTTCTTTCGAGAACTTCTTGCATACTAAATACGTAGGTCAAAAACGTTTCTCTTTAGAGGGTTGTGAGGCGGCTATTCCAGCTTTAGATGCGTTGATTGAAGGTGCTGCAGATAGAGGAGTAGAGCAATTCGTAATGGGAATGGCACACAGAGGTCGTTTGAATGTTTTGGCTAACATCTTTGGAAAAAACACTCAAAATATTTTCTCTGAATTCGACGGAAAAGACTATGACGAAGACGCTAACTTTGATGGTGACGTAAAATATCACTTAGGGTTAACATCGGATAGATTAACTGATTCTGGTAAAAAAATCAACTTAAATTTAGCTCCAAATCCATCGCATTTAGAAACTGTAGGTGCAGTTATCGAAGGAATTACAAGAGCAAAACAAGATAGACATTATCCAAATGATTTTTCAAAAGTATTACCAATCGCTGTTCACGGTGATGCGGCTGTAGCAGGTCAAGGTATTGTATATGAAATCATTCAAATGGCGAAGTTAGATGGTTACAAAACAGGTGGAACAATTCACTTAGTAATCAATAACCAAGTTGGATTTACCACAAATTATTTAGATGCACGTTCGTCTACATATTGTACGGATGTAGCTAAAGTAACCTTATCGCCAGTTTTACACGTAAATGCAGATGATGCAGAAGCGGTAGTTCATGCAATGCTATTTGCTTTAGATTACAGAATGGAATTTGGTGGAGATGTTTTCATCGATTTATTAGGATATAGAAAATATGGTCACAACGAAGGGGATGAACCTCGTTTTACTCAACCAATTTTATACAAAGCGATTTCTAGACACAAAAACCCAAGAGATATTTATGCTGAAAAATTAATTCAAGAGAATGTAATTTCGGCAGGTTTTGTAAAAGAATTAGAAGAAGCTTACAAAGCAAAATTAGATGAGAATTTAGAAGAATCTCGTAAAAAAGCACTTACTGTAATTACACCATTTATGCAAAATGAATGGGAAGGTTACAAACAAGTTTCGGATGATGTAATGCTTCAGAAATTTGACACTAAATTTGATAAAAAACAATTAGCAGAAATTGCGGATACGATTACCCAACTTCCATCTGACAAGAAATTTATCAGTAAGATTACGAAGTTAATTGGGGATAGAAGAAATATGGTGGAAACCAATAAATTAGATTGGGCAATGGGCGAATTATTAGCTTATGGTTCATTACTAAAAGAAGGTTTCGATGTTCGTATTTCAGGGCAAGACGTTGAGCGTGGAACATTCTCTCACCGTCATGCTGTTGTTAAAGTAGAAGATTCAGAAGAAGAAGTAATCCTTTTAGATAGTGTAAAAGACAAAAAAGGGAACTTCTATATCTATAATTCACACCTTTCAGAATATGGGGTTTTAGGTTTTGAATATGGTTATGCATTAGCCTCTCCAAAATCATTAGTAATTTGGGAAGCACAGTTTGGAGATTTCTCTAACGGAGCTCAAATTATGATTGACCAATACATCTCAGCAGGTGAAGACAAGTGGAACAACCAAAACGGATTGGTAATGTTGTTGCCTCATGGTTATGAAAACCAAGGAGCGGAGCACTCATCAGCACGTATGGAGCGTTACTTACAATTGTGTGCAAAACACAACATGTATATTGCCGATGTAACTACGCCAGCCAACTTCTTCCACTTAATGAGAAGACAATTAAAAACAGAATTCCGTAAGCCATTAGTAGTGTTCTCTCCAAAGAGTTTATTGCGTCATCCTGATGTAGTTTCTTCAATGGATGAGTTAGCAAACGGACAATTCCAAGAAGTATTAGACGATCCAAATGTAACAGATAAAAAAGCAATCAAAACTTTAGTATTCTGTACAGGTAAGTTCTATTATGATATTATCGCAAAACGTGCTGAATTAGGAAGAAATGATGTGGCAGTGGTTCGTTTAGAGCAATTATTCCCATTAGCGGTTGACCAAATTAAAGCGATTATTGCTTCTTATCCTAATGTTGATGACTATGTTTGGGCTCAAGAAGAACCTAAAAACATGGGAGCTTACGGATATATGTTAATGAATTTTGATTTAGTGAAACTACGTTTAGCTTCACCAAAAGCATATAGTGCACCAGCAGCGGGTAGTTATGAGCGTTCTAAAAAACGTCATGCAAACGCTATCGCTATGGTATTTGATAAAAAATTATTTCAATAA
- the odhB gene encoding 2-oxoglutarate dehydrogenase complex dihydrolipoyllysine-residue succinyltransferase codes for MILEMKVPSPGESIKEVEIATWLVKNGDYVEKDQAIAEVDSDKATLELPAEASGIITLKAEEGDAVAVGAVVCLIDTAAAKPEGGAPEASEPAKEEVKAVEAPKAAPVAEKTYATQAPSPAARKILEEKNIEPSAIVGTGKGGRITKDDAVNAVPSMGTPTGGNRGTERTKLSMLRRKVAERLVAAKNETAMLTTFNEVDMSAIYAIRDQYKEEFKAKHGLGLGFMSFFTKAVTRALQLYPDVNSMIDGQEKISYDFCDISVAVSGPKGLMVPVMRNAETLSFRGVEAEIKRLALRARDGQITVDEMTGGTFTISNGGVFGSMLSTPIINPPQSGILGMHNVVDRAIVKNGQIVIAPVMYVALSYDHRIIDGRESVGFLVAVKEALENPAEILMGGNVKKALEL; via the coding sequence ATGATTTTAGAAATGAAAGTCCCTTCTCCAGGGGAATCGATTAAAGAGGTAGAAATTGCTACTTGGTTAGTAAAAAATGGTGATTATGTAGAAAAAGACCAAGCAATTGCTGAGGTTGATTCAGATAAAGCAACATTAGAATTACCAGCTGAAGCAAGTGGAATCATTACATTAAAAGCAGAAGAAGGTGATGCAGTTGCGGTTGGTGCTGTAGTTTGTTTAATCGATACAGCTGCGGCTAAACCAGAAGGTGGTGCTCCCGAAGCTTCGGAACCAGCTAAAGAAGAAGTAAAAGCAGTTGAAGCTCCAAAAGCAGCTCCAGTAGCAGAAAAAACATATGCAACTCAAGCGCCATCTCCGGCAGCTAGAAAAATATTAGAAGAAAAAAACATCGAGCCATCTGCAATTGTAGGGACTGGTAAAGGTGGAAGAATAACTAAAGATGATGCTGTTAATGCAGTACCATCAATGGGAACTCCAACAGGAGGAAATCGCGGAACAGAAAGAACAAAACTTTCTATGTTACGTAGAAAAGTAGCTGAGCGTTTAGTTGCTGCTAAAAACGAAACTGCGATGTTGACTACTTTCAATGAAGTAGACATGTCAGCAATTTATGCTATTCGTGATCAATATAAAGAAGAATTCAAAGCGAAACATGGTTTAGGATTAGGCTTCATGTCGTTCTTTACTAAAGCGGTAACTCGTGCTTTACAATTGTATCCTGATGTAAACTCTATGATTGATGGTCAAGAGAAAATTTCTTATGACTTCTGTGATATTTCAGTAGCGGTTTCAGGTCCAAAAGGATTAATGGTTCCAGTAATGAGAAATGCAGAAACATTATCTTTCAGAGGTGTTGAAGCTGAAATCAAAAGATTAGCTTTAAGAGCTCGTGACGGACAAATCACTGTAGACGAAATGACAGGTGGAACATTCACAATTTCTAATGGTGGTGTTTTTGGAAGTATGTTATCTACACCAATTATCAATCCTCCACAATCTGGTATCTTAGGAATGCACAATGTAGTAGATAGAGCTATCGTTAAAAATGGTCAAATCGTAATTGCTCCAGTAATGTACGTTGCCTTATCATATGACCACAGAATCATCGACGGACGTGAGTCAGTTGGTTTCTTAGTAGCGGTTAAAGAAGCATTAGAAAACCCAGCAGAAATTTTAATGGGTGGTAATGTGAAAAAAGCGTTAGAATTATAA
- a CDS encoding retropepsin-like aspartic protease: MEDLQDFLKGKKYKKIKFTVLKTQHLLIKGKINGVKGNFILDTGASNSCVGFESIDYFKLDAQFSETKAAGAGATGIDTQLAKNNEIQLGRWKNNHFHLIVFDMSHVNDALTHHKTKPVDGIIGADILLKGKAIIDYSNHCLYLM, encoded by the coding sequence ATGGAAGATTTACAAGACTTTTTAAAAGGTAAAAAATATAAAAAGATAAAATTCACAGTGCTTAAAACACAACATTTATTAATCAAAGGAAAGATAAATGGCGTGAAGGGTAACTTTATTTTAGATACAGGTGCTAGCAATAGTTGTGTAGGTTTTGAAAGTATTGACTATTTTAAATTAGATGCTCAGTTTTCAGAAACAAAAGCTGCTGGAGCTGGCGCAACTGGGATTGATACACAACTAGCAAAAAACAATGAAATTCAATTAGGAAGGTGGAAAAACAACCATTTTCATTTAATTGTTTTCGACATGAGTCATGTAAATGACGCTTTGACGCATCATAAAACCAAACCCGTAGATGGGATCATTGGTGCTGATATACTATTAAAAGGGAAAGCAATCATTGATTACAGCAATCATTGCTTGTATTTGATGTGA
- a CDS encoding TatD family hydrolase: MNLTDTHTHLYSEEFDEDRNEMMQRAINSGVSRFFVPSIDSNYTTKMYDLEKQYPENVFLMMGLHPTYVKENYLEELAHVEKELASKKFYAVGEIGIDLYWDKTYLKEQQHAFKHQIQLAKKYNLGINIHCRDAFDEVFEVLESEKAADLFGIFHCFTGDLGQAQRAISLGMKLGIGGVATFKNGKIDQFLNEIDLQHIVLETDSPYLAPVPYRGKRNESSYTLLVAQKLAEIYQLPIEEIARITTENSKQIFGI; this comes from the coding sequence TTGAACTTAACCGATACACACACGCATTTATATTCTGAAGAATTTGATGAAGATAGAAATGAAATGATGCAACGAGCAATCAATTCAGGAGTTTCACGTTTTTTTGTGCCTTCAATCGATTCTAATTATACAACTAAAATGTATGATTTGGAAAAACAGTATCCTGAAAATGTGTTTTTGATGATGGGTTTGCATCCAACTTATGTAAAGGAAAATTATTTGGAGGAATTGGCTCATGTAGAAAAAGAGTTGGCATCTAAAAAGTTTTATGCAGTAGGAGAAATTGGGATTGATTTGTATTGGGACAAAACTTATTTAAAAGAACAACAACATGCTTTTAAACATCAAATTCAGTTAGCAAAAAAATATAATTTAGGAATCAATATTCATTGTCGTGATGCTTTTGATGAAGTTTTCGAAGTTTTAGAAAGTGAAAAAGCAGCTGATTTATTTGGGATTTTTCATTGTTTTACGGGTGATTTGGGTCAAGCCCAAAGAGCGATTTCATTAGGAATGAAATTAGGAATCGGAGGAGTAGCTACTTTCAAAAACGGAAAAATTGACCAATTTTTGAACGAGATTGATTTACAACATATTGTTTTAGAAACAGATTCGCCATATTTAGCTCCTGTTCCTTATCGCGGAAAGCGAAATGAAAGTAGTTATACTTTGTTGGTTGCCCAAAAGTTAGCTGAAATTTATCAGTTGCCTATTGAAGAAATTGCAAGAATAACTACTGAAAATTCAAAACAAATTTTTGGAATTTAA
- a CDS encoding 1-acyl-sn-glycerol-3-phosphate acyltransferase has protein sequence MTKFDSIRPYYDSEVNEALKSLLHHPMMKAMMDFTFPELEDEVWKEQLSRTHSIRDFQVNFVYQSIQRVLERSSEGLTTSGFDKLEPNTSYLFISNHRDIILDTSLLNVSLIDHGLVMTASAIGDNLVQKDFLLKLSKLNRNFLVQRGLSPRELLQSSKLMSEYMYHLLSKENRSVWIAQREGRTKDGNDATHQGVLKMIAMASDEANCMSFFKKIKIVPVSISYEYDPTDALKMPQLIALSKDEVYIKEKNEDFITLLSGIIGQKKRIHIHVGDVLEKEYDKIVSENDNNNKQIQALAQVIDDSILQSYKLWPTNFIAYDILYKTTRFEHLYNEKERQLFERRLEMRIDADNETMREGFLAMYANPVVNKLKYTNDIS, from the coding sequence ATGACAAAATTCGATTCTATTCGCCCTTATTATGATTCTGAAGTTAACGAAGCTTTAAAGTCTTTGTTGCATCATCCTATGATGAAGGCTATGATGGATTTTACGTTTCCAGAATTAGAAGATGAAGTTTGGAAAGAGCAATTAAGTAGAACCCATTCTATTCGCGATTTCCAAGTCAATTTTGTGTATCAATCCATACAAAGAGTTTTAGAAAGAAGTTCGGAAGGACTTACCACATCGGGCTTTGATAAATTAGAACCTAATACATCTTATCTTTTTATTTCTAACCATCGCGATATTATTTTAGATACATCTCTTCTTAATGTTTCCTTAATTGATCATGGGTTAGTTATGACGGCATCTGCTATTGGAGATAACTTGGTACAAAAAGATTTTCTATTAAAATTATCGAAATTAAATCGAAATTTCTTAGTTCAAAGAGGATTATCACCAAGAGAATTATTGCAAAGCTCAAAATTGATGTCGGAATACATGTATCATTTGTTGTCAAAAGAAAATCGTTCTGTTTGGATTGCCCAAAGAGAAGGAAGAACAAAAGATGGAAATGATGCCACTCATCAAGGAGTTTTAAAAATGATTGCAATGGCATCAGATGAAGCTAATTGTATGAGTTTTTTCAAAAAAATAAAAATCGTTCCGGTTTCTATTTCGTATGAATACGATCCTACAGATGCTTTAAAAATGCCTCAATTAATTGCGCTTTCTAAAGATGAAGTCTATATCAAGGAAAAAAACGAAGATTTTATTACTTTATTAAGCGGTATCATTGGTCAAAAAAAACGTATTCACATCCATGTGGGTGATGTTTTAGAAAAAGAATATGATAAAATAGTATCAGAAAACGATAATAACAACAAACAAATTCAAGCTTTGGCACAAGTAATTGACGATTCTATTTTGCAATCGTATAAATTATGGCCAACGAATTTTATCGCTTATGATATATTATACAAGACAACTCGATTTGAGCATTTGTATAATGAAAAAGAGCGTCAATTGTTTGAAAGAAGATTAGAAATGCGAATTGATGCCGATAATGAAACCATGAGAGAAGGTTTCTTGGCCATGTATGCTAATCCGGTAGTAAACAAATTGAAATATACCAATGACATCTCATAA
- a CDS encoding asparaginase: MTSHKPKILLIYTGGTIGMVKDFETGALKAFDFNELLSRIPELHLLDCQIETTSFDVPIDSSNMNISNWQKMAKIIEANYVKFDGFVVLHGSDTMSYSASALSFMLEDLAKPVIFTGSQLPIGDLRTDAKENLITAIQVASLQENKKPVIQEVCLYFEYKLYRGNRTTKISAEHFNAFTSPNFPELAESGVHLKVNYDVILKQKANKKLKVHTDFDDNVAILKIFPGINASVLNAFFAIPNLKGIVLETYGSGNAPTEAWFVSILEKAIHNKIHIINVTQCSGGSVSMGSYETSTQLKNIGVISGKDITTEAAITKLMYLLGQKVSNNVFKTVFETGIRGEML, from the coding sequence ATGACATCTCATAAACCAAAAATACTTTTAATTTACACCGGTGGAACCATCGGAATGGTAAAAGATTTTGAAACAGGAGCTTTGAAGGCTTTTGATTTTAACGAGTTGTTAAGCAGAATTCCCGAATTACATTTATTAGATTGCCAAATTGAAACAACTTCTTTTGATGTTCCCATTGATTCATCAAACATGAATATTTCGAATTGGCAAAAGATGGCCAAAATTATAGAAGCAAACTATGTTAAATTTGATGGATTTGTTGTGCTTCATGGTTCAGATACCATGTCATATAGTGCTTCGGCATTAAGTTTTATGTTAGAAGACTTGGCAAAACCAGTAATTTTCACAGGTTCGCAATTGCCTATTGGTGATTTAAGAACCGATGCAAAAGAAAACTTAATTACGGCAATTCAAGTTGCTTCGCTTCAAGAAAACAAAAAACCCGTGATTCAGGAAGTATGTTTGTATTTTGAATACAAATTATACAGAGGAAATAGAACTACAAAAATAAGTGCCGAACATTTTAATGCTTTTACATCACCTAATTTTCCTGAACTAGCAGAATCTGGTGTGCATTTGAAAGTAAATTATGACGTTATTCTGAAGCAGAAAGCAAATAAAAAACTAAAAGTTCATACGGATTTTGATGATAACGTTGCTATTTTAAAGATTTTTCCTGGAATAAATGCTTCTGTTTTAAATGCGTTTTTTGCAATACCTAACTTAAAAGGAATTGTTTTAGAAACCTATGGTTCAGGAAATGCACCGACAGAAGCGTGGTTTGTTTCCATATTAGAAAAGGCAATACATAATAAAATTCATATTATTAACGTTACTCAATGTAGTGGAGGTAGTGTTTCTATGGGAAGTTATGAGACCAGTACCCAATTAAAAAACATAGGCGTAATTTCAGGGAAAGATATTACTACAGAAGCAGCCATCACGAAATTAATGTATTTATTAGGTCAAAAAGTGTCAAATAATGTATTTAAGACTGTTTTTGAAACCGGAATACGTGGAGAAATGTTGTAA
- a CDS encoding MotA/TolQ/ExbB proton channel family protein, with amino-acid sequence MKRLFSILAITGLMTFGNVQAQDSTQAAAPATEQVADTTATEVTNDEATATTDEAVAEEVTFTQGMKKRFIEGGPAFMGIVLICLILGLAIAIERIIYLNLSSTNSKKLISEVESALNSGGVEAAKEVARNTAGPVASIFYQGLDRYSHGLDSAEKSIVAYGGVQMGQLEKNVSWISLFIALAPMLGFMGTVIGMIEAFDQIQSAGSMEPSLVAGGIKVALLTTVFGLIVAIILQIFYNYITAKIDSIVNDMEDASISLVDMLSDYSKK; translated from the coding sequence ATGAAAAGATTATTTTCTATTTTAGCAATCACAGGGCTTATGACTTTTGGAAATGTTCAAGCTCAAGATTCAACTCAAGCAGCAGCTCCTGCAACAGAACAAGTAGCTGATACAACTGCAACTGAAGTAACTAATGATGAAGCAACTGCAACAACAGATGAAGCAGTAGCAGAGGAAGTTACTTTTACACAAGGAATGAAAAAACGTTTTATTGAAGGTGGTCCTGCTTTCATGGGAATTGTATTAATCTGTTTAATTTTAGGTTTAGCAATTGCAATTGAAAGAATCATTTACTTAAACTTATCTTCAACAAATTCTAAAAAATTAATTAGTGAAGTTGAAAGCGCATTAAATTCAGGTGGTGTTGAAGCTGCAAAAGAAGTAGCAAGAAACACTGCTGGACCAGTAGCTTCAATCTTTTATCAAGGTTTAGACCGTTATTCTCATGGTTTAGATTCAGCTGAAAAATCTATCGTTGCTTATGGTGGTGTTCAAATGGGTCAATTAGAGAAAAACGTATCTTGGATTTCTTTATTTATCGCTTTAGCACCGATGTTAGGTTTCATGGGAACAGTTATTGGTATGATTGAAGCGTTTGACCAAATCCAATCTGCAGGATCTATGGAGCCATCTTTAGTTGCTGGAGGTATTAAAGTAGCGTTATTAACAACAGTATTCGGTCTTATCGTTGCTATTATCTTACAAATTTTCTATAACTATATCACTGCAAAAATCGATTCTATCGTTAATGATATGGAAGATGCTTCTATCAGCTTAGTTGATATGTTGTCTGATTACAGTAAAAAATAA
- a CDS encoding ExbD/TolR family protein, with the protein MARKGRGLPPEVNAGSMADIAFLLLIFFLVTTTIGVDQGINRLLPRWEENPPVPPINDRNILTVLVNKDNQLLVEEKLVELSDLRQTAIEFLENNGKGTCSYCNGKGDPNSSDSPEDAVISLNNDGQTSYETYIAVQNELVAAYNFLRDRECKKRYGMSFTEMEYIYNDPASKATDGLVEELEPKVKKIQELFPMRLSEAEPKK; encoded by the coding sequence ATGGCTAGAAAAGGAAGAGGTTTACCACCAGAGGTAAATGCCGGTTCTATGGCAGACATTGCTTTCTTACTTTTGATTTTCTTCTTGGTAACTACTACTATTGGTGTTGATCAAGGGATTAACAGACTCTTGCCTCGTTGGGAAGAAAACCCACCTGTTCCGCCAATTAATGATAGAAATATATTAACAGTTTTAGTTAACAAAGACAATCAACTTCTTGTTGAAGAGAAGCTAGTTGAACTTTCAGACTTAAGACAAACTGCTATTGAATTTCTTGAAAATAATGGAAAAGGAACTTGTTCATATTGTAATGGAAAAGGTGACCCAAATTCTTCAGATAGTCCTGAAGATGCGGTTATCTCATTAAATAATGATGGGCAAACTTCTTACGAAACTTATATTGCGGTACAAAATGAATTAGTAGCTGCTTATAATTTCCTTAGAGATAGAGAATGTAAGAAACGTTATGGAATGTCTTTCACTGAAATGGAATACATATATAATGATCCTGCTTCTAAAGCTACAGATGGATTAGTGGAAGAGTTAGAGCCAAAGGTTAAAAAAATTCAAGAATTGTTTCCTATGAGACTTTCTGAAGCAGAACCAAAAAAATAA
- a CDS encoding ExbD/TolR family protein, with protein sequence MSKFKKKKSGSLPAISTASLPDIVFMLLFFFMTATTMKDSDLKIENTLPKANQTAKLHKKQYVMYVYAGKPSERYRNTLGASDRIQLADRMSSPADIKNFVISERAQRNSEDEKYLTASLKIDKNVKMGLVSAIKLELRKVNQLKVNYTTTQGNPVD encoded by the coding sequence ATGTCTAAATTTAAAAAGAAAAAATCGGGTAGTCTTCCTGCTATTTCAACTGCATCTTTACCAGATATTGTATTTATGCTTTTGTTCTTCTTCATGACGGCTACTACTATGAAAGATAGCGATTTGAAAATTGAAAACACTTTACCAAAAGCAAATCAAACAGCTAAATTGCATAAAAAACAATACGTAATGTATGTTTATGCAGGTAAACCAAGTGAAAGATATCGAAATACTTTAGGTGCATCGGATCGTATTCAATTAGCAGATAGAATGTCTTCTCCAGCGGATATCAAAAACTTTGTTATTTCGGAGCGAGCACAACGTAATTCTGAAGACGAGAAGTATTTAACAGCCTCATTAAAAATTGACAAGAATGTTAAGATGGGATTGGTAAGTGCAATTAAATTAGAGTTGCGTAAGGTTAATCAGTTAAAAGTAAACTATACTACTACTCAAGGTAATCCTGTGGATTAG
- a CDS encoding porin family protein, translating into MRLSVSLFLLFLSVCGFAQTENKTVVVDSLFREDQFYISISYNFLQKTPDNFSQYSFSTGLSAGFLRDFPISKNRQWAIAPGIGYSFNDLKQNIYLSAISDDPNFQLVSSRIVLHYIDLPLEIRWRNATPQSHKFWRIYAGFMASYLLDGSFQYDGDLGSGKENIKDVLNTFQYATYLTFGFNTWNAYIHYGLNPFFDKNKTGTENEMTTLKVGLMFYIL; encoded by the coding sequence ATGCGTTTATCGGTTTCTCTATTTTTACTCTTTTTATCAGTATGTGGATTTGCACAAACTGAAAATAAAACCGTAGTGGTTGATTCTTTATTTAGAGAAGATCAATTTTATATTTCTATATCGTATAATTTTCTTCAAAAGACTCCCGATAATTTTAGTCAATATTCATTTTCTACAGGATTGTCTGCTGGTTTTTTAAGAGATTTTCCTATTTCAAAAAACAGACAATGGGCAATTGCACCAGGTATTGGCTATTCCTTTAATGATTTAAAACAAAACATTTACTTATCAGCTATTTCTGATGATCCTAATTTTCAATTGGTAAGTAGTAGAATTGTACTTCATTATATTGATTTACCCTTAGAAATTCGTTGGCGAAATGCAACACCTCAAAGTCATAAATTTTGGAGGATTTACGCTGGTTTTATGGCAAGTTATCTTCTAGATGGATCATTTCAATATGATGGTGATTTAGGTTCTGGAAAAGAAAATATAAAAGATGTTTTAAATACGTTTCAATATGCAACGTATTTGACTTTTGGATTTAATACTTGGAATGCTTATATTCATTATGGTTTAAATCCATTTTTTGATAAAAATAAAACAGGTACTGAAAATGAAATGACCACTTTAAAGGTTGGTTTGATGTTTTATATTTTATAA